Proteins found in one Paraburkholderia caballeronis genomic segment:
- a CDS encoding PhoX family protein — MEQPDALRRRLLKVLAGAPALPLGSAFAGSSLLAACGGSDEPAAAPPPANAAKFQSASFTGMAAPTLADPNAMAKTTVGSTLTALFDDGSRQEFRLAYQPFFTTGDSVPKTGGGTIVAGSYYDINNQPIVDRSVAGRERQFFSDCPDGSSLLTLANANVAGVKGNAVFAVVQFEYASRDQDDGDMYGRLPSPIAVLTLDQDPATGHLSLVSYHNVDTSPAHGLWITCGASLSPWNTHLSSEEYEPDTFPAKPDEQFLAYSRNLYGDETRANPYHYGHVPEVTVNPDGTGAVRKHFCLGRISHELIQVMPDRRTVLMGDDATNGGLFMFVADKAEDLSAGTLYVAKWTQTSSAGAGSATLRWMKLGHATSSEIETLANQLKPADIMDVIPVSDTDTSAPAEPGYTKIHYNGKFNWIRIKPGMEKAATFLETHRYAAFAGASLCFTKLEGTTVNAKDKVLYTAMSQITASMVKGDPHSTDIALDKRISSGAVYALNLKGGQSALDGSAIDSEWVPVDMAAPAALVGEDLATPDDLGNTANANRVANPDNLKFSEKLRTLFIGEDSGMHVNNFLWAYHVDTGALARVLSTPAGAESTGLHAVDEVNGWTYVMSHFQHPGDWSGSLHAKVRDTLDPLVRQNYRDRFGASVGYLTAEPMAVKL; from the coding sequence ATGGAACAACCCGACGCCCTCCGCCGCCGCCTCCTGAAAGTCCTCGCCGGCGCACCGGCGCTGCCGCTCGGCAGCGCGTTCGCCGGCTCGTCGCTGCTCGCGGCATGCGGCGGCAGCGACGAGCCGGCCGCCGCGCCGCCGCCTGCGAACGCCGCGAAGTTCCAGTCGGCGTCGTTCACCGGCATGGCCGCGCCGACGCTCGCGGACCCGAACGCGATGGCGAAGACCACGGTCGGCTCCACGCTGACCGCGCTGTTCGACGACGGCAGCAGGCAGGAATTCCGCCTCGCGTATCAGCCGTTCTTCACCACCGGCGACAGCGTGCCGAAGACCGGCGGCGGCACGATCGTCGCCGGCAGCTACTACGACATCAATAATCAGCCGATCGTCGATCGCTCGGTCGCCGGCCGCGAGCGCCAGTTCTTCTCCGACTGCCCGGACGGCTCGTCGCTGCTGACGCTCGCGAACGCGAACGTGGCCGGCGTGAAGGGCAACGCGGTGTTCGCGGTCGTGCAGTTCGAATACGCGTCGCGCGACCAGGACGACGGCGACATGTACGGCCGCCTGCCGTCGCCGATCGCGGTGCTGACGCTCGACCAGGACCCGGCCACCGGCCACCTGTCGCTCGTCAGTTATCACAACGTCGACACGTCGCCCGCGCACGGGCTGTGGATCACGTGCGGCGCGAGCCTGTCGCCGTGGAACACGCACCTGTCGAGCGAGGAATACGAGCCGGACACGTTCCCGGCGAAACCCGACGAGCAGTTCCTCGCGTACAGCCGCAACCTGTACGGCGACGAGACGCGCGCGAATCCGTACCACTACGGGCACGTGCCGGAAGTCACCGTGAATCCGGACGGCACCGGCGCCGTGCGCAAGCACTTCTGCCTCGGCCGCATTTCGCACGAGCTGATCCAGGTGATGCCGGATCGCCGCACGGTGCTGATGGGCGACGACGCGACGAACGGCGGCCTGTTCATGTTCGTCGCGGACAAAGCCGAGGACCTGTCGGCCGGCACGCTGTACGTCGCGAAGTGGACGCAGACGTCGTCGGCCGGCGCGGGCTCCGCGACGCTGCGCTGGATGAAGCTCGGCCACGCGACGAGCAGCGAGATCGAAACGCTCGCGAACCAGTTGAAGCCGGCCGACATCATGGACGTGATCCCCGTGAGCGACACCGACACGTCGGCGCCGGCCGAGCCGGGTTATACGAAGATCCACTACAACGGCAAGTTCAACTGGATCCGCATCAAGCCGGGCATGGAGAAGGCCGCGACGTTCCTCGAAACGCATCGCTACGCGGCGTTCGCGGGCGCGAGCCTGTGCTTCACGAAGCTCGAAGGCACGACCGTCAACGCGAAGGACAAGGTGCTGTACACGGCGATGTCGCAGATCACCGCGTCGATGGTGAAGGGCGATCCGCATTCGACGGACATCGCGCTCGACAAGCGGATCTCGTCGGGCGCCGTCTACGCGCTGAACCTGAAGGGCGGCCAGAGCGCGCTCGACGGCTCCGCGATCGACAGCGAATGGGTGCCGGTCGACATGGCCGCGCCGGCCGCGCTCGTCGGCGAGGATCTCGCGACGCCGGACGACCTCGGCAACACCGCGAACGCGAACCGGGTCGCGAACCCGGACAACCTGAAGTTCTCGGAGAAGCTGCGCACGCTGTTCATCGGCGAGGACAGCGGGATGCACGTGAACAACTTCCTGTGGGCGTACCACGTGGACACCGGCGCGCTCGCGCGCGTGCTGTCCACGCCGGCCGGCGCGGAATCGACCGGGCTGCACGCGGTCGACGAGGTGAACGGCTGGACCTACGTGATGAGCCACTTCCAGCATCCGGGCGACTGGTCGGGCAGCCTGCACGCGAAGGTCCGCGACACGCTCGACCCGCTCGTGCGGCAGAACTACAGGGATCGCTTCGGCGCGTCGGTCGGGTATCTGACCGCCGAGCCGATGGCGGTGAAGCTGTAA
- a CDS encoding DUF995 domain-containing protein translates to MKHDRLIAALVACACHASAGFAQTASALTKDELQRMLPGTTVVSTGIGGASHHWTNDAGGTFTATSDEMGRGRSSTAQGGWHVSDDGKYCVHVDWKRYTEDWCAPVVQTADGKYTLVQGGSAGAPTQIEISR, encoded by the coding sequence ATGAAACACGATCGCCTGATCGCGGCGCTCGTCGCGTGCGCGTGTCACGCGAGCGCCGGCTTCGCGCAGACCGCGTCCGCGCTGACGAAAGACGAATTGCAGCGGATGCTGCCCGGCACGACCGTCGTCAGCACCGGCATCGGCGGCGCGAGCCACCACTGGACGAACGACGCGGGCGGCACGTTCACCGCGACGTCCGACGAGATGGGCCGCGGCCGAAGCTCGACCGCGCAGGGCGGCTGGCATGTGTCCGACGACGGCAAGTACTGCGTGCACGTCGACTGGAAACGCTACACCGAGGACTGGTGCGCGCCGGTCGTCCAGACCGCGGACGGCAAATACACGCTCGTGCAGGGCGGCAGCGCCGGCGCGCCGACGCAGATCGAGATCAGCAGGTAG
- a CDS encoding alpha/beta fold hydrolase, with translation MTRNAPALFVHGGPGMCSIAERERYGDTLPVHWWDQPRAVAQQANPFAALVDATEAELRRLARRHACKLRVLAHSFGSHVALRLAARAPELIDELVLLAPVHDIGAAFVRLSGRLLTANPSNEPLRQAADDFERERTFERFGQLAGQVSAFPNFMDLYWSANADARRRWYAGLLADRPLIDVNAFAAILQSYWEAEPPRDRQAGGVPTRIVFGDADPLVDVEEERRAWSSLLNVTGSVALRSGHFVHLEHEPAVWWPRGWPLGEGA, from the coding sequence ATGACGCGCAACGCACCGGCCCTGTTCGTTCACGGCGGCCCTGGCATGTGCTCGATTGCCGAAAGGGAGCGGTACGGCGACACGCTGCCGGTTCACTGGTGGGATCAGCCGCGCGCGGTCGCGCAGCAGGCGAACCCGTTCGCGGCGCTGGTCGACGCGACCGAAGCGGAATTGCGGCGGCTCGCGCGGCGGCACGCGTGCAAGCTCCGTGTGCTCGCGCATTCGTTCGGCTCGCACGTCGCGCTGCGGCTCGCCGCGCGCGCGCCGGAACTGATCGACGAACTGGTGCTGCTCGCGCCGGTTCACGACATCGGCGCTGCGTTCGTGCGGTTGAGCGGACGGCTGCTGACTGCAAATCCGTCGAACGAGCCGTTGAGACAGGCCGCCGACGACTTCGAACGCGAACGCACGTTCGAGCGGTTCGGGCAACTGGCGGGACAGGTGAGCGCGTTCCCGAACTTCATGGACCTGTACTGGAGCGCAAACGCCGATGCGCGCCGCCGCTGGTACGCCGGCCTGCTCGCGGATCGGCCGCTGATCGACGTGAACGCGTTCGCGGCGATCCTGCAAAGCTACTGGGAGGCCGAGCCGCCGCGCGACAGGCAGGCCGGCGGCGTGCCGACGCGCATCGTTTTCGGAGATGCCGACCCGCTCGTGGACGTCGAAGAGGAGCGGCGCGCGTGGTCGTCGTTATTGAACGTCACCGGCAGCGTCGCGCTGCGTAGCGGCCACTTCGTTCATCTGGAGCATGAGCCGGCGGTCTGGTGGCCGCGCGGCTGGCCGCTGGGCGAAGGCGCGTAA
- a CDS encoding MFS transporter: protein MFAFAFLGLMVDGADLMFLSYSLSSLKQEFGLSNVQAGALGSITLAGMAIGGIFGGWAADRFGRVRTVVWTIVLFSVGTAALGFTHDFAQFATFRFIAALGLGAEYVACNTLMAEYAPTGRRTTILGTLQAGWSVGYVVATLLAGWILPAYGWRWLFIISIVPVVMAVLMQRVVPEPPGYLAARAAGAFARRRNNSESESTMQLIFGDPSRRRMFIFWSLTAGFLQFGYYGVNNWMPTYLEKELHLKFSSMTGYMVGTYVAMILGKIVAGWLADRFGRRVIFAFGAFGAAVFLPVIVLYQSPANIVYLMTIFGFLYGIPYGVNATYMTESFETRIRGTAVGGAYNVGRIGAAVAPAVIGYLATDGSIGLGFLVMGGAYFLCGIIPALFIKEKLFDPQK from the coding sequence GTGTTCGCATTCGCGTTCCTCGGCCTGATGGTCGACGGCGCGGACCTGATGTTCCTGTCGTACAGCCTGTCGAGCCTGAAACAGGAGTTCGGGCTGTCGAACGTGCAGGCCGGCGCGCTCGGCAGCATCACGCTCGCCGGGATGGCGATCGGCGGCATCTTCGGCGGCTGGGCCGCGGACCGCTTCGGCCGCGTGCGCACCGTCGTGTGGACCATCGTGCTGTTCTCGGTCGGCACCGCCGCGCTCGGCTTCACGCACGACTTCGCGCAGTTCGCGACGTTCCGCTTCATCGCGGCGCTCGGCCTCGGCGCGGAGTACGTCGCGTGCAACACGCTGATGGCCGAATACGCGCCGACCGGACGCCGCACGACGATCCTCGGTACGCTGCAGGCGGGCTGGTCGGTCGGCTACGTGGTCGCGACGCTGCTGGCCGGCTGGATCCTGCCCGCGTACGGCTGGCGCTGGCTGTTCATCATCTCGATCGTGCCGGTCGTGATGGCGGTGCTGATGCAGCGCGTCGTGCCGGAGCCGCCGGGTTATCTCGCCGCGCGCGCGGCGGGCGCGTTCGCAAGACGCCGCAATAACAGCGAAAGTGAAAGCACGATGCAGCTGATCTTCGGCGATCCGTCGCGCCGGCGGATGTTCATCTTCTGGTCGCTGACGGCCGGCTTCCTCCAGTTCGGCTACTACGGCGTGAACAACTGGATGCCGACGTATCTGGAGAAAGAACTGCACCTGAAGTTCTCGTCGATGACGGGCTACATGGTCGGCACGTACGTCGCGATGATTCTCGGCAAGATCGTCGCCGGCTGGCTCGCGGACCGCTTCGGCCGCCGCGTGATCTTCGCCTTCGGCGCGTTCGGCGCGGCCGTGTTCCTGCCGGTGATCGTGCTGTACCAGTCGCCCGCGAACATCGTGTACCTGATGACGATCTTCGGCTTCCTGTACGGGATTCCGTACGGCGTCAACGCGACCTACATGACCGAGAGCTTCGAGACGCGCATCCGCGGCACGGCGGTCGGCGGCGCGTACAACGTCGGACGCATCGGCGCGGCGGTCGCGCCGGCGGTGATCGGCTACCTCGCGACGGACGGCTCGATCGGGCTAGGCTTCCTCGTGATGGGCGGCGCGTATTTCCTGTGCGGAATCATTCCGGCGCTGTTCATCAAGGAGAAGCTGTTCGACCCGCAGAAGTAG
- a CDS encoding methyl-accepting chemotaxis protein yields MRNLTVKSRLFILTLAVAAVLLAIGAAGLTGVSRSTDALQRMFEGRAKALLVVSTIDELVAETSFSVSDAILDPSAQKTGAVTTATRNRIQQIDALMKQFAATNPDGDEQKLASQFAANWSMLRDKGFAPAVQLLSANNLSEAQWVQTQTIEPLSRTVKTQGSDLRRAELADAQTGYDNARRNGRIVMLVVIAFIAGGLGVVALLCASMARSLFRELGGEPAVAADVANRVASGDLSVDVPVRPGDTHSVLFAMKTMRERLASMIGEIRSSAETITGATADIATGNHTLASRTDEHAAGIQQTSANMEQLASTVKANAEHAVHARELAGIASGKAADGDRAAKDAIERMSALAGHSARVREITSVIEGISFQTNLLALNAAVEAARAGSNGRGFAVVAQEVRALAERSARAAQEIGALIKEMTAEVDMSGAAVEVAGKTIVDLFGAVRGVSELVDSIADASREQSSGIDQVNSAVSLMDRMTQQNAALVQDGAHAASALKSQAESLRSAVMAFQL; encoded by the coding sequence ATGCGCAATCTCACGGTCAAAAGCCGTCTTTTCATTCTCACGCTCGCGGTCGCCGCGGTGCTGCTCGCCATCGGAGCGGCCGGACTGACCGGCGTGTCCCGTTCCACCGACGCGTTGCAGCGGATGTTCGAAGGACGCGCGAAGGCGCTCCTCGTCGTCTCCACGATCGACGAACTCGTCGCCGAAACCAGCTTCTCGGTCAGCGACGCGATTCTCGATCCGTCCGCGCAGAAAACCGGGGCGGTCACGACCGCCACCAGGAACCGCATCCAGCAGATCGACGCGCTGATGAAGCAGTTCGCCGCGACGAACCCCGACGGCGACGAACAGAAGCTCGCATCGCAGTTCGCCGCGAACTGGAGCATGCTGCGCGACAAGGGTTTCGCGCCGGCGGTCCAGTTGCTGTCCGCGAACAACCTGTCCGAAGCGCAGTGGGTCCAGACGCAGACCATCGAGCCGCTGTCGCGCACCGTGAAAACGCAGGGCTCCGATCTGCGCCGGGCGGAACTCGCGGACGCGCAGACCGGCTACGACAACGCGCGCCGCAACGGGCGGATCGTGATGCTCGTCGTGATCGCGTTCATCGCCGGCGGGCTCGGCGTCGTCGCGCTGCTGTGCGCGTCGATGGCGCGCAGCCTGTTCCGCGAACTCGGCGGCGAGCCGGCCGTCGCGGCCGACGTCGCGAACCGCGTCGCGTCCGGCGACCTGTCCGTCGACGTGCCGGTCCGTCCCGGCGACACGCACAGCGTGCTGTTCGCGATGAAGACGATGCGCGAACGGCTCGCGTCGATGATCGGCGAGATCCGCTCGTCGGCCGAAACGATCACCGGCGCGACCGCCGACATCGCGACCGGCAACCACACGCTCGCGAGCCGCACCGACGAACACGCGGCCGGCATCCAGCAGACGTCCGCGAACATGGAGCAGCTCGCGTCGACGGTGAAGGCGAACGCCGAGCACGCCGTGCATGCGCGCGAACTCGCCGGCATCGCGTCCGGCAAGGCGGCGGACGGCGACCGCGCGGCGAAGGACGCCATCGAGCGGATGAGCGCGCTCGCCGGCCATTCGGCGCGGGTGCGCGAGATCACGTCGGTGATCGAGGGGATCTCGTTCCAGACGAACCTGCTCGCGCTGAACGCGGCCGTCGAGGCGGCGCGCGCCGGCTCGAACGGGCGCGGGTTCGCGGTGGTTGCGCAGGAAGTGCGCGCGCTCGCGGAGCGCAGCGCGCGCGCCGCGCAGGAAATCGGCGCGCTGATCAAGGAAATGACCGCCGAGGTCGACATGAGCGGCGCGGCCGTCGAGGTCGCGGGCAAGACCATCGTCGACCTGTTCGGCGCGGTGCGCGGCGTGTCCGAACTGGTCGACTCGATCGCCGACGCGTCGCGCGAGCAGAGCAGCGGGATCGACCAGGTGAACTCGGCGGTGTCGCTGATGGACCGGATGACGCAGCAGAACGCGGCGCTCGTGCAGGACGGCGCGCACGCGGCGAGCGCGCTGAAGTCGCAGGCGGAGTCGCTGCGGTCCGCCGTGATGGCGTTTCAGCTTTGA
- a CDS encoding MFS transporter, producing the protein MPLLGLLYLVAYIDRSNISFAKLQMLDSLGLSEVAYGLGASLFFVGYLLFEVPSNVLLHRYGAPRWMARIMLTWGIVTVLLAFTRNAPMFYALRFLLGASEAGLYPGVIYYLTLWFPARHRTRMLGYFTVGSSLGNMIGAPICGWLLDQGGPGGLEGWRLVFIVTGVPSILLTFVVLYCLPASPRSAAFLRDDEKTWLTRSLAAEAAQADQAGNGAPAHGSPFRTLVEPRVLGFALYYMMLSISVYGVSYWLPTLVKGFGVSNTANGLLNVIPWLLATTVLATLPAKLRAGNHTISAMLVSALLGMTFFVSSVFLPNNTLRFVALCLGAPCLYLLIPCFWTLPPKFLSGARAAAGIAVINSLGNIGGFIAQNLVPFVKQATGSARTPMLIPAACLLLFAAFTAVVLSGRGRARSQRAGLDQVGASD; encoded by the coding sequence ATGCCGCTTCTCGGCCTGCTGTACCTCGTCGCGTACATCGACCGGTCGAACATCAGCTTCGCGAAGCTGCAGATGCTCGACAGCCTCGGGCTGTCCGAAGTCGCGTATGGGCTCGGCGCGTCGCTGTTCTTCGTCGGCTACCTGCTGTTCGAGGTGCCGAGCAACGTCCTGCTGCATCGCTACGGCGCGCCGCGCTGGATGGCGCGCATCATGCTGACGTGGGGCATCGTCACGGTGCTGCTCGCGTTCACGCGCAACGCGCCGATGTTCTACGCGCTGCGCTTTCTGCTCGGCGCGTCGGAAGCGGGCCTGTATCCGGGCGTGATCTACTACCTGACGCTATGGTTCCCCGCGCGGCACCGCACGCGGATGCTCGGCTACTTCACCGTCGGCAGCAGTCTCGGCAACATGATCGGCGCGCCGATCTGCGGCTGGCTGCTCGACCAGGGCGGCCCCGGCGGACTCGAAGGCTGGCGGCTCGTGTTCATCGTGACCGGCGTGCCGTCGATCCTGCTGACGTTCGTCGTGCTGTACTGCCTGCCCGCGTCGCCGCGCAGCGCCGCGTTCCTGCGCGACGACGAAAAGACGTGGCTCACGCGCTCGCTGGCAGCCGAAGCGGCGCAGGCCGACCAGGCCGGCAACGGCGCGCCCGCGCACGGCTCGCCGTTCCGGACGCTCGTCGAGCCGCGCGTGCTCGGCTTCGCGCTGTACTACATGATGCTGTCGATCTCGGTGTACGGCGTCAGCTACTGGCTGCCGACGCTCGTGAAAGGCTTCGGCGTCAGCAACACGGCCAACGGATTGCTGAACGTGATCCCGTGGCTGCTCGCGACGACCGTGCTCGCGACGCTGCCGGCGAAGCTGCGCGCGGGCAACCACACGATCAGCGCGATGCTGGTCTCCGCGCTGCTCGGGATGACGTTCTTCGTGAGTTCGGTGTTCCTGCCGAACAACACGCTGCGCTTCGTCGCGCTGTGCCTCGGCGCGCCGTGCCTGTATCTGCTGATTCCGTGCTTCTGGACGCTGCCGCCGAAGTTTCTGTCCGGCGCGCGCGCGGCCGCCGGAATCGCGGTGATCAACTCGCTCGGCAACATCGGCGGCTTCATCGCGCAGAACCTCGTGCCGTTCGTGAAGCAAGCGACCGGCAGCGCGCGCACGCCGATGCTGATTCCAGCCGCCTGCCTGCTGCTGTTCGCGGCGTTCACGGCGGTCGTGCTGTCCGGACGCGGCCGCGCGCGCTCGCAACGCGCGGGACTCGATCAGGTCGGCGCGTCCGACTGA
- a CDS encoding porin, which translates to MIVAADAAAQSSVTLYGAVDDAVVYANNQKGSSNVYLRQGNLAASKWGLSGNEDLGGGLAAIFDVQAGFDPNTGAASSAGLIFNRQAYVGLRSNVFGTMTMGRQYTPYLLFVGPLASSWALTGATGAHPGDIDGLDTTIRINNAVTYTSPIYAGLQASAMYALGGFAGSTSKGQTISAALRYANGPIGLAAAYLQMDNANTNTTPGFDSASTASFGTSALNAGYVSARSVRHAAAAGTYTFGKLMVGLNYTNVRYLPGDHSIFSDTAVFNTYGAIATYRFTPAIDVAGGFSYTLASHANGIDSAARYQQYSLKEAYHLSKRTTLYAIQAFQRSNGNTLDANGNIVMAAPSVGDAENATPSSTRNQFVGMLGMAVLF; encoded by the coding sequence ATGATCGTCGCGGCGGACGCCGCCGCGCAAAGCAGCGTTACGCTGTACGGCGCGGTCGACGATGCCGTCGTGTACGCAAACAACCAGAAGGGCAGTTCGAACGTGTACCTGCGCCAGGGCAATCTGGCCGCATCGAAGTGGGGCCTCTCGGGCAACGAGGACCTGGGCGGCGGGCTCGCCGCGATCTTCGACGTGCAGGCAGGCTTCGATCCGAACACCGGCGCAGCATCGTCGGCCGGCTTGATCTTCAACCGCCAGGCGTACGTCGGTCTGCGCAGCAACGTGTTCGGCACGATGACGATGGGCCGCCAGTACACGCCGTACCTGCTGTTCGTCGGCCCGCTCGCATCGAGCTGGGCGCTGACCGGCGCGACCGGCGCGCATCCGGGCGACATCGACGGCCTCGACACGACGATCCGCATCAACAACGCCGTCACGTACACGTCGCCGATCTACGCCGGCCTGCAGGCCAGCGCGATGTACGCGCTCGGCGGTTTCGCGGGCAGCACGTCGAAGGGGCAGACGATCAGCGCGGCGCTGCGCTACGCGAACGGCCCGATCGGCCTTGCGGCCGCGTACCTGCAGATGGACAACGCGAACACGAACACGACGCCGGGCTTCGATTCCGCATCGACGGCTTCGTTCGGCACGTCCGCGCTCAACGCGGGTTACGTGTCCGCGCGCAGCGTGCGTCACGCGGCGGCGGCCGGCACCTACACGTTCGGCAAGCTGATGGTCGGCCTGAACTACACGAATGTCCGCTATCTGCCGGGCGATCATTCGATCTTCAGCGACACCGCCGTGTTCAACACGTATGGCGCGATCGCGACCTACCGCTTCACGCCGGCGATCGACGTCGCGGGCGGCTTCAGCTACACGCTCGCCTCGCACGCGAACGGCATCGACAGCGCGGCGCGCTATCAGCAGTACTCGCTGAAAGAGGCGTATCACCTGTCGAAGCGCACGACGCTGTACGCGATCCAGGCGTTCCAGCGTTCGAACGGCAACACGCTGGATGCGAACGGCAACATCGTGATGGCGGCCCCGTCGGTGGGCGATGCGGAAAACGCGACGCCGTCGTCGACGCGCAACCAGTTCGTCGGCATGCTCGGCATGGCGGTGCTGTTCTGA
- a CDS encoding IclR family transcriptional regulator, with protein sequence MNHGSKLAAAFEPARLDPERRRDGAADRNRDQNRDRSFVTALARGLELLRCFTPATRQLGLSELARRSGLPKATVSRLAGTLAQLGYLKYEPANRRYSVGIGVLSLGYAALSNVDIREIARPLMHELAEHALCSVAIGVRDRLSIVYVEWVPSRAPITVMRGIGAHLPIATTSIGRAYLAAASDAERNAVLDQLRGDSACDWPQIRRGIEDARRDYVERGFCVSIGDWEDGIASVGVPFTAPDGTPMAFNCGGPAFVLDRERLEHDIGPRLVAMVRDVGAAVGRG encoded by the coding sequence ATGAACCACGGCAGCAAGCTGGCGGCCGCTTTCGAGCCCGCGCGGCTCGACCCCGAGCGTCGGCGCGACGGCGCGGCGGACCGCAACCGGGACCAGAACCGGGACCGCAGCTTCGTCACCGCGCTCGCGCGCGGGCTCGAACTGCTGCGCTGCTTCACGCCGGCCACGCGCCAACTCGGCCTGAGCGAACTCGCGCGGCGCAGCGGACTGCCGAAGGCGACCGTGTCGCGGCTCGCCGGCACGCTCGCGCAACTCGGCTACCTGAAATACGAGCCGGCGAACCGGCGGTACAGCGTCGGCATCGGCGTGCTGTCGCTCGGTTACGCGGCGCTGTCGAACGTCGATATCCGCGAAATCGCGCGGCCGCTGATGCACGAACTGGCCGAGCACGCGCTGTGCTCGGTCGCGATCGGCGTGCGCGACCGGCTGTCGATCGTGTACGTCGAATGGGTGCCGAGCCGCGCGCCGATCACCGTGATGCGAGGGATCGGCGCGCACCTGCCGATCGCGACGACGTCGATCGGCCGCGCGTATCTCGCGGCGGCCAGCGACGCGGAACGCAACGCGGTGCTCGACCAGTTGCGCGGCGACAGCGCATGCGACTGGCCGCAGATACGGCGCGGCATCGAGGACGCGCGGCGCGACTACGTGGAGCGCGGATTCTGCGTGTCGATCGGCGACTGGGAGGACGGCATCGCGAGCGTCGGCGTGCCGTTCACCGCGCCCGACGGCACACCGATGGCGTTCAACTGCGGCGGTCCGGCGTTCGTGCTGGACCGCGAACGGCTCGAACACGACATCGGCCCCAGGCTCGTGGCGATGGTGCGCGACGTGGGGGCGGCGGTCGGGCGGGGGTGA
- a CDS encoding 2OG-Fe(II) oxygenase, giving the protein MTYLDAMDAKTAFISPEAARGKGAELQTAYADASPFPHVVIDDFLPPELADRILGHFASSRGGDDLNMSYDRAQERFKSSYHPDTLAPELRAIFYAFNSRPFLQIVENLTGIKGLIPDPYFFGGGLHEIRQGGHLSIHADFNHHMPLDLERRINLLIYLNKDWKDEYGGQLELWDTAMTKRHHSIVPAFNRCVIFNTTSKSMHGNPQPVSHPGNVSRKSVALYYYTATWDGSKRSHTTQFKVRPNSGDEQDWTIRLREWRQDLLPPVVNRQMGNIVRRFRKVRSNA; this is encoded by the coding sequence ATGACATACCTCGACGCCATGGACGCGAAAACCGCGTTCATCAGCCCCGAAGCGGCGCGCGGCAAGGGCGCGGAGCTGCAGACCGCGTATGCGGACGCGAGCCCGTTTCCGCACGTCGTGATCGACGACTTCCTGCCGCCCGAACTCGCGGACCGGATACTCGGCCACTTCGCGTCGAGCCGCGGCGGCGACGACCTGAACATGAGCTACGACCGGGCGCAGGAGCGCTTCAAGAGCAGCTATCACCCGGACACGCTGGCTCCCGAGTTGCGCGCGATCTTCTATGCGTTCAACTCGCGCCCGTTCCTGCAGATCGTCGAGAACCTGACCGGCATTAAAGGGCTGATCCCCGATCCGTACTTCTTCGGCGGCGGGCTGCACGAGATCAGGCAGGGCGGCCACCTGTCGATCCACGCGGACTTCAATCACCACATGCCGCTCGACCTGGAGCGGCGCATCAACCTGCTGATCTACCTGAACAAGGACTGGAAGGACGAATACGGCGGCCAGCTCGAACTGTGGGACACCGCGATGACGAAGCGGCATCACTCGATCGTGCCCGCGTTCAACCGCTGCGTGATCTTCAACACGACGTCGAAGAGCATGCACGGCAATCCGCAGCCGGTCAGCCATCCCGGCAACGTGTCGCGCAAGTCGGTCGCGCTGTATTACTACACCGCGACGTGGGACGGATCGAAACGCTCGCACACGACGCAGTTCAAGGTGCGCCCGAACAGCGGCGACGAACAGGACTGGACGATCCGGCTGCGCGAGTGGCGGCAGGATCTGCTGCCGCCAGTGGTGAACCGGCAGATGGGCAACATCGTGCGTCGGTTCAGGAAGGTGCGCAGCAACGCGTGA